The following coding sequences lie in one Benincasa hispida cultivar B227 chromosome 6, ASM972705v1, whole genome shotgun sequence genomic window:
- the LOC120080195 gene encoding glucan endo-1,3-beta-glucosidase 8-like has product MSKSGLQFHRNYCIFRIRTLVFLLLMIFPDGLSVGVNWGTMATHQLPPEKVVKMLQENGFHKLKLFEAEDRILEALIGSDIEVMLAIPNSMLQLMSQNPRAAASWVDSNVTAYTYHGGVKIKYVAVGNEPFLKSYNGTYLQLTLPALRNIQAALNDAGLGSKVKATIPFNADIYNSPDSNPVPSAGEFRPDVRDLTIEILHFLSINNAPFTVNIYPFLSLYGNDYFPMDFAFFDGTYKPIKDGDLTYTNVFDANFDTLVSALTKAGYPDMKIIVGEVGWPTDGDKHANIQNAKRFNQGLLRHALSGEGTPARVGIIDIYLFSLIDENAKSIEPGSFERHWGIFEFDGKPKYELDLSGTEEEKGLIPVEGVRYMVKRWCILNPNVNDWEGLADSIDYACSLSDCTALEYGSSCNQLTAQGNASYAFNMYYQVNSQKSWNCDFDGLAVVTQQDPSYGNCQFPIMIDYASSSYSPFLFDERFLDLLVEVFMGFMVFLILEYDW; this is encoded by the exons atgtcaaaatctGGATTACAATTCCACAGAAATTATTGTATATTCAGAATCAGAACATTAGTTTTtttgttgttgatgatttttccaGATGGGTTAAGTGTTGGAGTGAACTGGGGAACTATGGCTACTCACCAGCTCCCACCAGAGAAAGTTGTTAAAATGCTTCAAGAAAATGGGTTTCATAAATTGAAGCTTTTTGAAGCTGAGGATAGGATTTTGGAAGCTCTTATTGGGTCTGATATTGAAGTTATGTTGGCTATTCCCAATTCAATGTTGCAACTTATGAGTCAAAATCCTAGGGCCGCTGCTTCTTGGGTTGATTCTAATGTTACTGCTTATACTTATCATGGTGGTGTTAAAATCAA GTATGTTGCTGTAGGCAATGAGCCATTTCTTAAGTCTTACAATGGCACTTATCTTCAGTTAACATTGCCTGCCCTGAGGAATATCCAAGCAGCCTTAAATGATGCAGGGCTTGGTTCAAAGGTCAAAGCTACTATTCCTTTCAATGCTGATATTTACAACTCCCCGGACTCAAACCCGGTTCCATCTGCAGGCGAATTCCGTCCCGACGTTCGAGATTTAACGATCGAGATTCTACACTTCCTATCCATAAACAATGCACCTTTCACAGTCAATATCTACCCCTTCCTTTCCCTATATGGAAATGACTACTTTCCAATGGACTTTGCATTCTTTGATGGAACATACAAGCCAATCAAAGACGGAGATCTAACGTACACCAATGTGTTCGATGCAAATTTCGACACACTCGTTTCAGCTCTAACGAAAGCAGGATACCCTGATATGAAGATCATAGTAGGAGAAGTTGGTTGGCCAACCGACGGTGACAAACACGCCAATATCCAAAATGCAAAACGGTTCAACCAAGGATTGTTAAGACATGCTTTAAGTGGAGAGGGAACTCCAGCAAGGGTAGGCATAATTGATATCTATCTCTTTAGTCTGATCGATGAAAATGCTAAAAGTATAGAACCAGGGAGCTTTGAAAGGCATTGGggaatatttgaatttgatggtAAGCCAAAATATGAACTAGATTTGTCTGgaacagaagaagaaaaagggttaATACCAGTTGAAGGAGTGAGATATATGGTAAAAAGATGGTGTATTTTGAACCCAAATGTGAATGATTGGGAAGGTTTGGCTGATAGTATAGACTATGCTTGTAGTTTATCAGATTGTACTGCATTGGAATATGGATCTTCTTGCAATCAATTAACTGCACAAGGAAATGCTTCTTATGCATTTAATATGTACTATCAAGTGAACAGCCAAAAGAGTTGGAATTGTGATTTTGATGGTTTGGCTGTGGTGACTCAACAAGATCCATCTTATGGAAACTGCCAGTTCCCAATTATGATTGATTATGCTTCTTCTTCATATTCTCCATTTCTGTTTGATGAAAGATTTTTAGATCTTTTGGTTGAAGTTTTTATGGGATTTATGGTGTTTTTGATTCTGGAATATGATTGGTGA